In Peromyscus maniculatus bairdii isolate BWxNUB_F1_BW_parent chromosome 9, HU_Pman_BW_mat_3.1, whole genome shotgun sequence, one genomic interval encodes:
- the Gpr18 gene encoding N-arachidonyl glycine receptor isoform X1, whose amino-acid sequence MSPYSSRTSWAQACCKMTTPSNRHQLVLSNGSHPDEYKIAALVFYSCIFLIGLFVNVTALWVFSCTTKKRTTVTIYMMNVALLDLIFILSLPFRMFYYAKGEWPFGEYFCHILGALVVFYPSLALWLLAFISADRYMAIVQPKYAKELRNTCKAVLACVGVWIMTLTTTVPLLLLYEDPDKASSPATCLKISDIVHLKAVNVLNFTRLLLFFLTPLFIMIGCYVVIIHSLLHGQTSKLKPKVKEKSIRIIITLLVQVLICFMPFHICFAFLMLQGEETSYSPWGAFTTFLMNLSTCLDVVLYYIVSKQFQARVISVMLYRNYLRSVRRKSFRSGSLRSLSNMNSEML is encoded by the exons ATGAG TCCTTACAGTTCCCGCACATCATGGGCACAGGCCTGCTGTAAGATGACGACCCCCAGCAACCGCCATCAGCTGGTCCTTTCCAACGGCTCGCACCCAGATGAATACAAAATCGCAGCCCTGGTCTTCTACAGCTGCATCTTCCTGATTGGATTATTTGTTAATGTCACTGCATTATGGGTTTTCAGCTGCACGACCAAGAAAAGAACCACAGTAACCATCTACATGATGAATGTCGCACTACTGGACTTAATATTCATACTAAGTCTACCCTTTCGGATGTTTTACTACGCAAAGGGTGAATGGCCATTTGGAGAGTACTTCTGCCACATTCTTGGGGCTCTGGTGGTGTTTTACCCAAGCCTGGCTCTGTGGCTTCTTGCTTTCATTAGTGCTGACAGATACATGGCCATCGTGCAGCCAAAGTACGCCAAGGAGCTGAGGAACACTTGCAAGGCCGTGCTTGCGTGTGTGGGGGTCTGGATAATGACCCTGACAACCACTGTCCCTCTGCTGCTGCTCTATGAAGACCCCGACAAAGCCTCCTCCCCTGCCACCTGCCTCAAGATTTCTGACATTGTCCACTTAAAAGCTGTCAATGTGCTCAACTTCACTCGGctcctgcttttcttcctgaCCCCGTTGTTCATCATGATCGGGTGCTATGTGGTCATTATTCACAGCCTCCTCCATGGGCAGACGTCTAAGCTGAAGCCTAAGGTGAAGGAGAAGTCCATCCGGATCATCATCACACTGCTGGTGCAGGTGCTCATCTGCTTCATGCCGTTTCACATCTGTTtcgccttcctgatgctgcagggGGAGGAGACCAGCTACAGCCCCTGGGGAGCCTTCACCACCTTCCTCATGAACCTCAGCACATGTCTCGATGTTGTCCTCTACTACATTGTGTCCAAACAATTCCAGGCTCGAGTCATTAGTGTCATGCTGTACCGCAATTACCTCCGAAGTGTGCGCAGAAAAAGTTTCCGATCCGGCAGTTTACGGTCACTTAGCAACATGAACAGTGAAATGCTATGA
- the Gpr18 gene encoding N-arachidonyl glycine receptor isoform X2, with product MTTPSNRHQLVLSNGSHPDEYKIAALVFYSCIFLIGLFVNVTALWVFSCTTKKRTTVTIYMMNVALLDLIFILSLPFRMFYYAKGEWPFGEYFCHILGALVVFYPSLALWLLAFISADRYMAIVQPKYAKELRNTCKAVLACVGVWIMTLTTTVPLLLLYEDPDKASSPATCLKISDIVHLKAVNVLNFTRLLLFFLTPLFIMIGCYVVIIHSLLHGQTSKLKPKVKEKSIRIIITLLVQVLICFMPFHICFAFLMLQGEETSYSPWGAFTTFLMNLSTCLDVVLYYIVSKQFQARVISVMLYRNYLRSVRRKSFRSGSLRSLSNMNSEML from the coding sequence ATGACGACCCCCAGCAACCGCCATCAGCTGGTCCTTTCCAACGGCTCGCACCCAGATGAATACAAAATCGCAGCCCTGGTCTTCTACAGCTGCATCTTCCTGATTGGATTATTTGTTAATGTCACTGCATTATGGGTTTTCAGCTGCACGACCAAGAAAAGAACCACAGTAACCATCTACATGATGAATGTCGCACTACTGGACTTAATATTCATACTAAGTCTACCCTTTCGGATGTTTTACTACGCAAAGGGTGAATGGCCATTTGGAGAGTACTTCTGCCACATTCTTGGGGCTCTGGTGGTGTTTTACCCAAGCCTGGCTCTGTGGCTTCTTGCTTTCATTAGTGCTGACAGATACATGGCCATCGTGCAGCCAAAGTACGCCAAGGAGCTGAGGAACACTTGCAAGGCCGTGCTTGCGTGTGTGGGGGTCTGGATAATGACCCTGACAACCACTGTCCCTCTGCTGCTGCTCTATGAAGACCCCGACAAAGCCTCCTCCCCTGCCACCTGCCTCAAGATTTCTGACATTGTCCACTTAAAAGCTGTCAATGTGCTCAACTTCACTCGGctcctgcttttcttcctgaCCCCGTTGTTCATCATGATCGGGTGCTATGTGGTCATTATTCACAGCCTCCTCCATGGGCAGACGTCTAAGCTGAAGCCTAAGGTGAAGGAGAAGTCCATCCGGATCATCATCACACTGCTGGTGCAGGTGCTCATCTGCTTCATGCCGTTTCACATCTGTTtcgccttcctgatgctgcagggGGAGGAGACCAGCTACAGCCCCTGGGGAGCCTTCACCACCTTCCTCATGAACCTCAGCACATGTCTCGATGTTGTCCTCTACTACATTGTGTCCAAACAATTCCAGGCTCGAGTCATTAGTGTCATGCTGTACCGCAATTACCTCCGAAGTGTGCGCAGAAAAAGTTTCCGATCCGGCAGTTTACGGTCACTTAGCAACATGAACAGTGAAATGCTATGA